One genomic region from Jiangella sp. DSM 45060 encodes:
- a CDS encoding replication-associated recombination protein A: MRPRTLDEIVGQQHLLGPGTPLRRLVEDDQPMALVLWGPPGTGKTTLAYVVSRATQRRFVELSAVTAGVKDVRAVIDTARKELVRTGAGTVLFVDEVHRFSKTQQDALLPGVENRWVSLVAATTENPYFALISPLLSRSLLLTLEPLDDDAIREVMRRALAEERGLDGAVTIDDDAHDHLLRLAGGDARRALTYLEAAAGGAVDGVITLDVAEKAVDRAAVRYDRDGDQHYDVTSAMIKAIRGSDVDAGLHYLARMAEAGEDPKFLARRLVILASEDIGMADPTALQTAVAGAQAVQLIGWPEAQITLAQVVIALALAPKSNSVVTAIGAAVADVRAGLAGPVPPHLRDSHYAGSKKLGHGTAYAYAHDDPRGVVEQQYAPDAVADKQYYQPGTRGAERDYAERYAKLRRIVRGS, encoded by the coding sequence ATGCGCCCGCGCACGCTCGACGAGATCGTCGGGCAGCAGCACCTGCTCGGGCCGGGCACGCCGCTGCGCCGGCTGGTCGAGGACGACCAGCCCATGGCGCTGGTGCTCTGGGGGCCGCCCGGCACCGGCAAGACCACCCTGGCCTACGTCGTCAGCCGGGCCACCCAGCGCCGGTTCGTCGAGCTGTCCGCCGTCACGGCCGGGGTGAAGGACGTCCGCGCCGTCATCGACACCGCCCGCAAGGAGCTCGTGCGCACCGGCGCCGGCACCGTCCTGTTCGTCGACGAGGTGCACCGCTTCTCCAAGACGCAGCAGGACGCCCTGCTGCCGGGGGTCGAGAACCGGTGGGTGTCGCTGGTCGCGGCGACCACCGAGAACCCCTACTTCGCGCTGATCAGCCCGCTGCTGTCGCGGTCGCTGCTGCTCACGCTGGAGCCGCTCGACGACGACGCCATCCGCGAGGTCATGCGCCGGGCGCTGGCCGAGGAGCGCGGGCTCGACGGCGCCGTCACCATCGACGACGACGCCCACGACCACCTGCTCCGCCTCGCCGGCGGCGACGCCCGCCGCGCCCTGACGTACCTCGAGGCGGCCGCCGGGGGAGCCGTCGACGGAGTCATCACCCTCGACGTCGCCGAGAAGGCGGTCGACCGCGCCGCCGTCCGCTACGACCGCGACGGCGACCAGCACTACGACGTCACCAGCGCCATGATCAAGGCCATCCGCGGCAGCGACGTCGACGCCGGCCTGCACTACCTCGCCCGCATGGCCGAGGCCGGCGAGGACCCGAAGTTCCTGGCCCGCCGGCTGGTCATCCTGGCCAGCGAGGACATCGGCATGGCCGACCCCACGGCGCTGCAGACCGCCGTCGCCGGCGCCCAGGCCGTCCAGCTGATCGGCTGGCCGGAGGCACAGATCACGCTGGCCCAGGTGGTCATCGCGCTGGCGCTGGCGCCGAAGTCGAACAGCGTGGTCACCGCCATCGGCGCCGCCGTCGCCGACGTCCGCGCCGGGCTGGCCGGGCCGGTCCCGCCGCACCTGCGCGACTCCCACTACGCCGGGTCGAAGAAGCTCGGCCACGGCACGGCCTACGCCTACGCCCACGACGACCCCCGCGGCGTCGTCGAGCAGCAGTACGCGCCCGACGCCGTCGCCGACAAGCAGTACTACCAGCCGGGCACCCGCGGCGCCGAGCGCGACTACGCCGAGCGCTACGCCAAGCTGCGCCGCATCGTCCGCGGCTCGTGA
- a CDS encoding class I SAM-dependent methyltransferase, whose translation MSEARVRHRVSNPIRGRLNAATLCAADRYAHLLLGERKRALFADLPEQIVEIGPGTGANFRYYRPGTRLVAIEPNVHMHGPLRAAARRHRIELELRTATAERMALPDAGVDAVVSTLVLCTVPDPVAAVEEAWRVLRPGGRLLFVEHVRAGGGYGRLQRLTVRPWRWCFEGCDVRRDTEHTIRAAGFSSVDVQRYRMRSAFLPINPQIAGTATR comes from the coding sequence ATGAGTGAGGCGAGGGTGAGACACCGCGTCAGCAACCCGATCCGGGGCCGTCTGAACGCCGCCACGCTGTGCGCCGCCGACCGCTACGCCCACCTGCTCCTCGGCGAGCGGAAGCGGGCCCTGTTCGCGGACCTGCCCGAACAGATCGTCGAGATCGGCCCCGGCACCGGCGCCAATTTCCGCTACTACCGGCCCGGCACCCGGCTCGTGGCCATCGAGCCGAACGTCCACATGCACGGCCCGCTCCGGGCCGCCGCCCGCCGCCACCGCATCGAGCTGGAGCTGCGCACCGCGACCGCCGAACGGATGGCGTTGCCCGACGCCGGCGTGGACGCCGTAGTGAGCACCCTGGTGCTGTGCACGGTGCCCGATCCGGTCGCGGCCGTCGAGGAGGCATGGCGGGTGCTGCGGCCGGGTGGGCGGCTGCTGTTCGTCGAGCACGTCCGGGCCGGCGGCGGCTACGGGCGGCTGCAACGGCTGACCGTCCGGCCGTGGCGCTGGTGCTTCGAGGGCTGCGACGTCCGTCGCGACACCGAGCACACGATCCGCGCCGCCGGCTTCAGCTCCGTCGACGTCCAGCGCTACCGCATGCGGTCGGCGTTCCTGCCGATCAACCCCCAGATCGCGGGCACGGCCACTCGCTAG
- a CDS encoding serine hydrolase, whose protein sequence is MTRSLMGVTVAAAVLLAACTSDAESPAGSSAGSSPPSGCDPQLDAALDAWAEAGFSGAVSITAAGEPVCEAGYGSADRAAGRPNTAATVFAIGSVTKAFTAAAVLDLADDGRLTLDDRVGDHLPELRGPAADATLRQLLVHTSGLNGSPGADHQPLSRDDALAAIAAMRPAFPPGTDYLYTNAGYTLLALVVEEVTGSYREHAATRILRGLPSAGFWDGSPAARGDRAVGYLDDGSTGAAGDFAGPHWALDGNGALAMTMPDLAAWTWSLFTGGVVSAEAARTIATPQVDLGDGASETPGWVAHDASAFGVPFLASAGGGGDVGHEAMVVWIPNGERVLAVASNGPEVTAEELVEAIGPALAAGEPVPAPDVPGGAVDPGVAAAIVGDYRLDTGGAFLVSDDDGLRIAARGADAVRALFPPADPDAVREHERAVEALLAGRTEAGREELAALSDDFGPVGGFEPAGTVLADGELRTYVTLDTGGAPLLAWYALNDDGGVEGVEVGADPPSVSLAPDGRGFRPSDPAGAGPDITMTFGDDTVTVGDVTARRG, encoded by the coding sequence ATGACCAGATCGCTCATGGGTGTCACCGTGGCCGCCGCGGTGCTCCTCGCCGCCTGCACGTCCGACGCCGAGTCGCCCGCCGGGTCGTCGGCCGGGTCGTCGCCGCCGTCGGGGTGCGACCCGCAGCTCGACGCCGCGCTCGACGCGTGGGCCGAGGCCGGGTTCAGCGGCGCGGTCTCCATCACCGCGGCCGGCGAGCCGGTGTGCGAGGCCGGCTACGGCAGCGCCGACCGCGCGGCCGGCCGCCCCAACACCGCCGCCACCGTGTTCGCCATCGGGTCGGTCACCAAGGCGTTCACCGCGGCCGCCGTCCTCGACCTCGCCGACGACGGCCGGCTGACGCTCGACGACCGCGTGGGCGACCACCTGCCGGAGCTGCGCGGCCCGGCCGCCGACGCCACGCTGCGGCAGCTGCTGGTGCACACCAGCGGGCTGAACGGCTCGCCGGGCGCCGACCACCAGCCGCTGAGCCGCGACGACGCGCTGGCGGCCATCGCCGCCATGCGGCCGGCCTTCCCGCCCGGCACCGACTATCTGTACACCAACGCCGGCTACACGCTGCTGGCGCTGGTCGTCGAGGAGGTCACCGGGAGCTACCGCGAGCACGCGGCCACCCGCATCCTGCGCGGCCTCCCGTCGGCGGGGTTCTGGGACGGCTCGCCGGCGGCGCGCGGCGACCGCGCCGTCGGGTACCTCGACGACGGCAGCACCGGCGCGGCCGGCGACTTCGCCGGACCGCACTGGGCGCTCGACGGCAACGGCGCGCTGGCCATGACCATGCCCGACCTCGCCGCCTGGACGTGGTCGCTGTTCACCGGAGGCGTCGTGTCGGCCGAGGCGGCGCGGACCATCGCCACGCCGCAGGTCGACCTCGGCGACGGCGCGTCCGAGACGCCGGGCTGGGTGGCCCACGACGCGTCGGCGTTCGGCGTGCCGTTCCTGGCCTCGGCCGGCGGCGGCGGCGACGTCGGCCACGAGGCCATGGTGGTCTGGATCCCCAACGGCGAGAGGGTGCTGGCGGTCGCGTCCAACGGCCCCGAGGTCACCGCCGAGGAGCTGGTCGAGGCCATCGGCCCGGCGCTGGCGGCGGGCGAGCCCGTCCCGGCGCCCGACGTCCCGGGCGGCGCCGTCGATCCAGGCGTCGCCGCGGCTATCGTCGGCGACTACCGGCTCGACACTGGAGGTGCGTTCCTGGTGAGCGACGACGACGGCCTGCGCATCGCCGCGCGCGGGGCCGACGCCGTCCGAGCGCTGTTCCCGCCGGCCGACCCCGACGCGGTCCGCGAGCACGAGCGCGCGGTCGAGGCGCTGCTGGCCGGCCGCACCGAAGCCGGCCGCGAAGAGCTCGCCGCGCTCTCCGACGACTTCGGTCCCGTCGGCGGGTTCGAGCCGGCCGGCACCGTCCTCGCCGACGGCGAGTTGCGCACGTACGTCACGCTCGACACCGGGGGAGCACCACTGCTGGCCTGGTACGCGCTGAACGACGATGGCGGGGTCGAGGGCGTCGAGGTCGGCGCCGATCCGCCGTCGGTCTCGTTGGCCCCCGACGGCCGCGGGTTCCGGCCGTCCGACCCGGCGGGCGCGGGCCCCGACATCACCATGACCTTCGGCGACGACACCGTCACGGTGGGCGACGTCACGGCGAGGCGAGGCTGA
- a CDS encoding alpha/beta fold hydrolase, producing MMLRRERGRVDRDGVGIAYEQVGEGAPTLLLLPAWMITGSGLWAAQRDGLGDRFRCLSFDARGSGRSDRPLEPERYQVGELVADALAVLDAAGAGRAVLVGNSLGGLVAYLVAALHPDRVAGLVLISATVDLTGDHDAPLARAIATFDEEPAGDDGWARYNRQAWRRDYPGFARWFVDTALGEEATAETRADGVRMALDTTPEVLAAGITARAGRSASGQAAGLRALAGRITCPVLVLHGDRDAVVPPAWSAALAAALDAVVTPLPGAGHCPQVTRPGEVNALIGEFAAGIGTAGAAA from the coding sequence ATGATGCTGCGACGAGAGCGGGGCCGGGTGGACCGCGACGGGGTGGGGATCGCGTACGAGCAGGTGGGGGAGGGCGCGCCCACGTTGCTCCTGCTGCCGGCCTGGATGATCACTGGCAGCGGGCTGTGGGCGGCCCAGCGCGACGGGCTGGGCGACCGATTTCGCTGCCTGTCCTTCGACGCCAGGGGCAGCGGCCGGTCGGACCGGCCGCTCGAACCGGAGCGCTATCAGGTCGGGGAACTCGTGGCCGACGCGCTCGCGGTGCTGGACGCGGCCGGAGCCGGCCGGGCCGTGCTCGTCGGCAACTCCCTCGGCGGGCTGGTCGCCTACCTGGTCGCCGCGCTCCATCCGGACCGCGTGGCGGGGCTGGTGCTGATCTCCGCAACGGTCGATCTCACCGGTGACCACGACGCGCCGCTGGCACGGGCCATCGCGACCTTCGACGAGGAGCCGGCGGGCGATGACGGGTGGGCCCGCTACAACCGGCAGGCCTGGCGGCGTGACTACCCCGGCTTCGCACGGTGGTTCGTCGACACGGCTCTGGGTGAGGAGGCCACGGCCGAGACCCGGGCGGACGGCGTCAGGATGGCGCTGGACACCACGCCCGAGGTGCTCGCGGCCGGCATCACCGCACGCGCCGGCCGGTCCGCCTCCGGCCAGGCCGCCGGGCTGCGCGCCTTGGCGGGGCGGATCACCTGCCCGGTCCTCGTGCTCCACGGCGACCGGGACGCCGTGGTGCCGCCCGCATGGTCGGCCGCGCTCGCCGCGGCGCTGGACGCCGTCGTCACCCCGCTGCCGGGCGCGGGCCACTGCCCGCAGGTGACCCGGCCCGGCGAGGTGAACGCCCTGATCGGGGAGTTCGCCGCCGGTATCGGGACCGCGGGAGCGGCGGCATGA
- a CDS encoding alpha/beta fold hydrolase, which yields MKFWVLGSVEAIDADEPLPLSHRQRALLAALLARAGEVVSADRLAELLWGDAQPDDPAGALHSLVSRLRRMLGPDVLATRPPGYALRPDQAEIDAVRFESLLDHARQAAPAAAVGLLDDALGLWRGPAFAEFADTDVARLAAIRLTEARLTAVEARAAALLECDRPAETLPSLEPFVAEHPLRERGRALLMRALYDLGRHADALQSYQTYKRELADELGLEPSEPLQRLEREILRHEVPGAVAQPPPLAGLRASYTSAGDRTIAYARIGAGPPLIALPAWVSSIEVIASGRDPRSSLLQRLAGHTSLTLYDRYGTGLSRAGVPGDYGLEGSITELAAVIRRTGGRASLLAMSQAGPVAIACAARHPDLVDRLIFLGTYASGPSAFTHTDLNRTLVDLVRTHWGLGSRLMADLYRPGASDAAAFHLAQVLRDSAPREVAAGYLDAVYDIDVSSLLSEVSAPSLVLHYTGDRVVPFAGARQLATALPHAQLVPLDGAYHLPDAADLPVVVAAIRDFLES from the coding sequence ATGAAGTTCTGGGTGCTCGGGTCGGTCGAGGCGATCGACGCGGACGAGCCGCTTCCGCTCAGCCACCGTCAGCGCGCCCTGCTGGCCGCGCTGCTGGCTCGTGCCGGTGAGGTCGTCTCGGCCGACCGGCTGGCCGAGCTGCTGTGGGGCGACGCGCAACCCGACGATCCGGCGGGCGCGCTGCACAGCCTGGTCTCGAGGCTGCGCCGGATGCTCGGCCCGGACGTGCTGGCCACCCGTCCTCCCGGCTACGCACTGCGCCCGGACCAGGCGGAGATCGACGCCGTCCGGTTCGAGAGCCTGCTGGACCACGCGCGGCAGGCGGCGCCGGCCGCGGCCGTCGGCCTGCTCGACGACGCGCTCGGGCTGTGGCGCGGCCCGGCCTTCGCCGAGTTCGCCGACACCGACGTGGCCAGGCTGGCGGCGATCCGGCTGACCGAGGCGCGGCTGACGGCGGTCGAGGCGAGAGCCGCCGCGTTGCTGGAATGCGACCGGCCGGCCGAGACGCTCCCGTCCCTCGAGCCGTTTGTGGCCGAGCACCCGCTGCGGGAACGCGGCCGCGCGCTGCTGATGCGCGCGTTGTACGACCTCGGCCGCCACGCCGACGCCCTGCAGAGCTATCAGACCTACAAGCGGGAGCTGGCAGACGAGCTCGGCCTGGAGCCGTCCGAACCGCTACAGCGGCTGGAGCGGGAGATCCTCCGCCATGAGGTGCCCGGCGCTGTCGCGCAGCCGCCACCGCTCGCCGGCCTACGGGCCAGCTACACCTCCGCCGGCGACCGCACCATCGCGTACGCCCGGATCGGCGCCGGCCCGCCCCTGATCGCGCTGCCCGCCTGGGTCTCCAGCATCGAGGTGATCGCCTCCGGCCGCGACCCGCGCTCCTCCCTCCTGCAGCGCCTGGCCGGGCACACCAGCCTGACCCTGTACGACCGGTACGGCACGGGCCTGTCCCGCGCCGGCGTCCCCGGCGACTACGGGCTGGAGGGCAGCATCACCGAACTGGCCGCCGTGATTCGCCGGACCGGCGGCCGGGCGAGCCTGCTGGCCATGTCCCAGGCGGGCCCGGTGGCCATCGCCTGCGCCGCCCGCCACCCGGATCTGGTCGACCGCCTGATCTTCCTCGGCACCTACGCCAGCGGACCGTCCGCGTTCACCCACACCGATCTCAACCGCACGCTGGTCGACCTGGTCCGCACCCACTGGGGCCTCGGGTCCCGCCTGATGGCCGACCTGTACCGCCCGGGCGCCTCCGACGCCGCCGCCTTCCACCTCGCCCAGGTCCTGCGCGACTCGGCACCTCGCGAGGTGGCGGCCGGCTACCTGGACGCCGTCTACGACATCGACGTCTCCTCGCTGCTGTCCGAGGTCAGCGCGCCCTCGCTGGTCCTGCACTACACCGGCGACCGCGTGGTGCCCTTCGCCGGCGCCCGCCAGCTGGCCACCGCGCTCCCGCACGCGCAACTGGTCCCGCTGGACGGCGCCTACCACCTCCCGGACGCCGCCGACCTGCCCGTGGTGGTCGCCGCCATCCGGGACTTCCTGGAGTCCTGA
- a CDS encoding Gfo/Idh/MocA family protein: MTRIGLVGTESSHVDHFLRLLNAERRHGDARVVALSGGDSERNRALAAAGDVETVVDGPGDLAGLVDAVLICSRDGRAHRAEAVPLIEAGLPVFVDKPLAASEADARAIVDAARTHGVPLYEGSALRFVPALAGLRGGRPLAVHVSGPADPAGPYGGLYYYGVHLAEAAAELLGEQGDAGGVDVRTGDGVVTALTTIGATHVTLTFVADTAAPFHATIVRADGSTARELALPSDYLAPVLDRFMTVAEKGAPPSDDEAAAMVAPVALLDAVTAQLP, encoded by the coding sequence GTGACGCGCATCGGACTGGTCGGGACCGAGAGCAGCCACGTCGACCACTTCCTCCGCCTGCTCAACGCCGAGCGGCGTCACGGCGACGCCCGGGTGGTGGCGCTGTCGGGCGGCGACTCCGAGCGCAACCGCGCTCTCGCGGCGGCGGGGGACGTCGAGACGGTCGTCGACGGCCCGGGCGACCTCGCCGGCCTCGTCGACGCGGTGCTGATCTGCTCGCGCGACGGCCGGGCGCACCGGGCCGAGGCGGTGCCGCTGATCGAGGCCGGGCTGCCGGTGTTCGTCGACAAGCCGCTGGCGGCGTCGGAGGCCGACGCGAGAGCGATCGTCGACGCGGCCCGGACGCACGGCGTGCCGCTCTACGAGGGCTCGGCGCTGCGGTTCGTCCCGGCGCTCGCCGGTCTGCGGGGCGGGCGGCCGCTCGCCGTCCACGTCAGTGGCCCCGCCGACCCCGCCGGGCCGTACGGCGGCCTCTACTACTACGGCGTCCACCTCGCCGAGGCCGCGGCCGAGCTGCTCGGCGAGCAGGGCGACGCCGGCGGCGTCGACGTGCGCACCGGCGACGGCGTCGTCACGGCGCTCACCACCATCGGCGCCACCCACGTCACGCTGACCTTCGTCGCCGACACGGCAGCGCCGTTCCACGCCACCATCGTGCGCGCCGACGGCAGCACGGCCCGCGAGCTGGCGCTGCCGTCCGACTACCTGGCCCCGGTGCTGGACCGCTTCATGACCGTCGCCGAGAAGGGCGCGCCCCCGTCGGACGACGAGGCGGCGGCCATGGTGGCGCCGGTGGCGCTGCTCGACGCCGTGACGGCGCAACTGCCCTGA